Proteins encoded together in one Amblyomma americanum isolate KBUSLIRL-KWMA chromosome 1, ASM5285725v1, whole genome shotgun sequence window:
- the LOC144116112 gene encoding uncharacterized protein LOC144116112, with protein MYDRVSSGPLPRLTTICAHPMTSCSSLTSGQCRYSNGTLPTCSLQQRSLEDSLAVEAYCLTPFIQAARIEEASLGPWVSEAAGGVCSLIAVAVLQMKFRELETLSVALHLTAFVLLVDPRSSLDAILIDVATMHVIDLFPSGSTAKYPLLATLHFHPMTSCSSLTSGQCRYSNGTLPTCSLQQRSLEDCLAVEAYCLTPFIQASRIECVNKRFEL; from the exons ATGTACGACAGGGTTTCCAGCGGCCCACTTCCAAGACTAACGACCATCTGCGCGCAC CCCATGACAAGTTGCAGCAGCCTGACATCTGGCCAGTGCCGGTACTCCAACGGCACGCTCCCCACCTGTTCGCTGCAACAAAGAAGCCTGGAAGACTCCCTGGCGGTGGAGGCTTACTGCCTAACTCCTTTTATCCAGGCGGCAAGAATTGAG GAGGCGTCCCTGGGCCCATGGGTGAGCGAAGCTGCCGGAGGCGTGTGCTCATTGATCGCAGTGGCGGTGCTCCAGATGAAGTTTCGAGAGCTTGAGACCCTCAGTGTCGCCCTGCACCTCACCGCCTTCGTGCTTCTGGTGGACCCGCGCTCGTCCCTGGATGCGATACTGATCGACGTGGCCACCATGCACGTCATCGACCTATTTCCGTCCGGCAGCACTGCTAAATACCCCCTTCTGGCCACGCTGCACTTTCAT CCCATGACAAGTTGCAGCAGCCTGACATCTGGCCAGTGCCGGTACTCCAACGGCACGCTCCCCACCTGTTCGCTGCAACAAAGAAGCCTGGAAGACTGCCTGGCGGTTGAGGCTTACTGCCTAACTCCTTTTATCCAGGCATCAAGAATtgag